TGTATGGATGCCACGTCTTACAATCGTTAATCCGTATTTTTCTGCAGCTGCTTCATTTGCAATGGCAGCGATTTTTTCTTCAGGATGTTCTTTCACATATTGTGCAGCAGCACTTGTTGATGTCATATCTCGGGCAGTTACCCCCTTTAATTCTTCATTTAAAAATTTATGACATTGGGCAATAGCGTGTGGATGAGAATGTACTGCATATACTTCTTCCCACACGTCTGCATACTGCGGATGTACAAGTAAATGTTGCTGAATTGGTACTGTAATTTCTCCTACAATAGAAAGCGGCTGCTCATGCACGAGGTAATCAACTGTTATATTCACTGAACCTTCTATGGCGTTTTCTAGTGGTACCACTGCATAATCTACATTTCCATTTGCAGCTGCATCCATACAATCTGGAATCGTTCGATACGGTACATGCTCTGCTTCCGGAAAAAAACGACTCACCGCCATATTTGTAAATGTTGCTTCTGGTCCTAAATATCCTACTCGAATCATCGTCTTTTCCCCTCTTTTTCGTTTTCTTACTGTTATACCATACTTTTTTATATTCTTCTATGTAAATTTTGAATATTTAAAAAAGACTAGCATTCGCTAGTCTAAATGTTCCCTATATTCTCTTTGAGCGAAAAAGAAATACATGATGCATGCAGCGATATAAAATAGAATAAACAAGCCTACTTTTCTTAATGAACCATCCATAAACATCATATTATGAAACGTATATAACGCAACTGCACTATGCATACTCCCTACTATAATTGGCGCAAAAAATAGCATACATAATTGCCAGCGGGAAATCTTCCATACTTCTTCCTTTGTCATTCCCAGTTTAGAGAGCACCCCGTACTGCTTTCGGTCCGATGCAATATTATGGAACCATTTAAAATATACGATGCTACATGATGTAAGGAAAAATAATATACTAATGAATGAGCCTAGAAATAGAGTAATATCACCGAACGATTTCATATTCACATATAACTCCATATTACTTCGAAATGCATGATCTTTATCTTGTTTCATATGTTTCCGTAAATCTTCATTTAATTCTTTCGTATTTTCGATATTTGGTAATGTATAGCCTCTATATATCATTTTTTCAGAATCAGGAACCTGATTTGCTATACTGTCAAAGTCTTCATCATTCATGACGAAGAACAGCCCGTTAATATACGAAGGATGATAGTTAAATTGAATCCCTTCTTTCTGGCCGTTAAATACGAATTGATATGGTTGATTCATTACTTGCAATTGAATCTCTTTTTGATTATATACATTCGAATTATTGTATTTATTATAATAAACGAGTGTCACTGTACCTTTTTTAGGATAATACGTTTTCTGTTTTTGTTTCCTCGCTTCTTGGTTATATTCACTTCCTTTTATAAGCGGTACTATTGTCGTTTCTCCCTTATTGGACTGAAAAGATGCATACACTCCAACAAAACTCCTATATTGAAAATCATCATACCCATATTGGTGCAATAATTGTTCAACCGTTCCTTCCGCAAAGACTTCATGAGAAGAAGTACCTTTTTCTATGTAAGAAAATGAGTGCACTCCTCCGCCCCGCCACATATCTTGCATACCAGAAAAATATAAGAACACCGTACCTGTTGCCGTAACTACAAACATCGTTGCCATTGACATTAAAAAGAAAAAACGACCATTTTCCTTCATTCGATGTGACAATTGATTCACTATAAATAAATACGGATATGTATACATAATCTTTTTATTTCGTTTTATCATTTCTAATATTTGAGCAGTACCATGTGTAAATGAAAAATACGTTCCGAAAAAGACAAGTATAGACACAGGCAAAAAGAAGTATAACGCTATCGTTGGCATCGTAGCTTGTAACGCTAACGCATATCCTATCCCTAAACAAATAAAGCCGAATATACAAAGCCACATTGACGTTTTCTTCTCTTTTTTATCTGTTCGAAATTCTTTCAATAACCGAATGATTTTTATGTTCCATATACGTAAAGCACTTATAAAAGATAACAGAATAAAAACAACCATATATGTAATAAACGTTACCCCAATCGCTTTCAAGTCAAATATGACAGGGAGTTCTTTCGGAAGCCCCAGCAACATACTAAACACCATAAAGAAGAGCTTTAAAAAGATCATGCCAAGCACAATGCCAAAAATATTAGCAAATACCCCGACCAACATTTGCTCGGTCATAATTACGCCAATTACGTTAGATTTCGTCGCTCCCATTAACATATATAATCCTAATTCTTTCTTACGTGCTTCTATGAAAATAGAAGTAGAGTACAAAATAAATATGACGAAAAAAGAAATGATAATAACATTACATATGATCAATCCCCAGCGTACGTTTTGATACCACATCGTATCCTGCATATACGGATGTACAATGACAGACATGTATGCAAAAGACGCAAATATTGCAAAACAACTACTTAAGAAAAACACTTTGTAATTACGCCAATTTCCTTTTATATTTTGCAGCGCTAGTTGCCGAATGTTCATCTATCGTCCCCCTATAACTTACTACATAGGCAAAAAGCTAGAGATTTCTCTAGCTTTTCACGTGTTTCAAATATCCTCTTTGCGCGATTATAAAGTAAATCGCAGAAGCTACAATGTACGATCCAATTACAATCGCACCTGATTTCCATAAATCGAGATAAAGCATTTTTCCTAACGTATGAAGAGCAAATCCACTATGAATGGCACCAATTACAATTGGGATAAAGAAGATAACGCCCATTTGTCGAATTGCAATTTTACGAATTTCTTTATCTGTCATACCGATTCTCTTTAACGATTTAAATTGAATACGATCTTGTTCTTTATCATTAAACCATTTAAAGTATGTCATACTACAAGCGAAGAAGAAGAATAGTACTGCTACGAAGAAACCGATAAACATTGTAATTGCCCCTGATTCCCTTATATTTTTATAAACAAGCACTGAGTTGTTTAGTTCCACTTGTTTATCTGGTACAATTTCCTTTTTCAAATCTAACACAAGATCTTCCGTACTTTTCCAGTCTTCTATATAATAACCGTAATATTTCGTCTTTTCTTCATCCGGTACGAGCTTTGCGTATTTCTCAAAATCTTGATCATTTACAATGAGATATTCACTATCATTAAAAACAGAAAATAAAGTTGGCTTATTCAGTTGAACAGACTGCGTTTGTCCGTTAATTTTAATTTCATGCGGTTTCGTACGATCTATCTTCATCATATCGTTCGCCATATCCGTTATGACCATCGTTGCACTACCTGGGGCATTATGAACTTCTCTAACTTGCTCTCTTTTTTGTTTACGTACTTCAGCGTTATATTCTTTTTCTGAAACAATCGCCATTGGCATCTCATGTTCACTGTTAAACATCGTGATTTTTTGAGTTCCAGGAAGTTTTACGTACGTTACTTCTCGCGCATCTTCAAACCCGTGTTTTTTTAGTAATTCTTTTGTTTTTCCTTCTTTGATGACATTATGCGTATGAATGCCTTTTTCTTCATACGAAATAGCATGCGGGGTACTAGTTACTGCCTTATAACTCATATCCTCAAAAAATACGTACAGCGTACCAACTGCTGAAGATACAACGGCCGTAATGATAGAAATTACAAATAGAAAACGAGCATTATCTTTCATTTTATAAATAAGATTGCTAAGTACGAACATATTTGGATATGTATAAAAAGATTTTTTTCGTTTTTGTAACGCTTTTAATACGACTGTACTACCTTGTGTAAACAGCAAATATGTCCCGCCTATCGTCAGCCCTACAATCGGTAAAAAGAGAATGATAAAATTCATAAATGTTACTTGGAAGCTAAGTACATATGCCACAATAATACATCCTATACCAACTACACATAACCATGTAAATGCAAAAGGTTCTACTTTTTGTTTTCTTGCTTCTCTTAATAAATCAATAATTTGCAAGCGTCCTACTGTCCAAACGCTAAACAATGATAAGATTAAAAATAGAATAAAGTATACACCTGCTGTAATCAAAACTGCTTTACTATTCCATACGAGTGGTAGTGTTTTATCTATTTTCAATATTACGCTTAATGCTTGGAAAAATAATTTTGAACAAAGCATGCCAAGTCCAATACCTACTACAATTGCAATGCTACCTAACATAAGCTGTTCTAATATAATCATTCGGCCAAGTTGAGATTTCGTTCCGCCTATTAATGTTAATAAACCAAACTCTTTTTTCCTTGCTCGTAAAAATGTTGAATTTGCATATAAAATAAAGAGTGCTGAGAAGATGACTACAATATAATTCATCGATTCTAACCCTTTTGAAATCATCTCCCTCATACTAATATTACCGCCTACAACATCTGGATGATAAATGAAGGAAGCATACATGAAAAATACGACTATCGATAAACAACTGCTAATAAGAAACGCTTTATAATTACGCCAATTTCCTTTTACATTATTAAGCGCGAGCTGGCGAAAGTTCATGATATTCTCCTCCTAGCATCGCAAGTACGTCCAGAATTTCTTGGAAAAAGGCTTGCTTCGTTCTTCCTTTATGAATTTCTGAAAAAATCTCTCCATCGCGAATGAAAAGAATGCGTTCGCAATAACTCGCCGCTACTGGATCATGCGTCACCATTGCAATTGTCACTCTCTTTTGTTCATGTAAGTCTTGCAACGCGCTCATTAACGATTTTGCTGACTTAGAATCTAAGTTTCCAGTAGGCTCATCCGCTAAAATTAAAGTCGGTTCATGAATGATCGCTCTCGCAGCTGCTGCACGTTGTTGTTGCCCGCCTGATACTTCATAAACCTTTTTATTTAAAATTTCTTCGATATTTAAAAACTTCGCAATTTCCAGTACTTTCGCATCGATTTCATTTACAGATTTCTTCGCCATTACAAGCGGTAAAATAATATTTTCTTTAATCGATAATGTATCAAGTAAGTTAAAATCTTGGAAAATGAAACCTAAATGTGTACGGCGAAATTCCGCTAATTTTGCAGCACGCATTTGATTAATTTCTTCTCCATTTACAAGCACATGACCTGAAGTTTGCTTATCAATTGTTGCTAATAAATTTAAAAGCGTTGTTTTCCCGCTCCCTGAAGGACCCATAATTCCTACAAATTCGCCTTCTTCTATTTTAAAATTTATATCATTTAAAGCAGTCGTCGCTACTGAACCTTTCGATTGATACACCTTCGTTAATCCCTTTACTTCAAGAACACTCATTTCTAATCCCCCTATGCGTTTTCTTCTTACATTTACTATAAGAAAAATAAAAAAAAGAAACGAGTGATTTCCCTTACAAAACGTTTTGTTATCTTACAGTTTTGTCATTTTTCTCATTAATGTATGATATTCTTCATCTTTTGCAAACTGGAACGTGAACGTTGTCCCTTCCCCTTCAGCCGATTGTACATAGATACCGTGATGTAAATTATCGCAAATTTCCTTCGTAATATATAAACCCATTCCAGTCGCTTCTCTCGTTTTGCGGCCATTTATCCCCGTAAAGAATGGATCAAATATACGCTTTACATCTTGCTCTGGAATACCGATTCCATTGTCCTTAACATGCAATAACACCTTTTGGTTTTTCTCTTCAATTTGAAATTGAATTTCCTTTTTCTCTGCTTCTGAAATTTTCGTATACTTAATTGCATTCACAACAATTTGTCCTATAGCAATACTGAGCCATTTTCTATCAGATGCAACCATACAAGTCTCTTCTTCAAACATCACTTTCGGAAATACCGATGATTGGATGAAAGACTTTCTATTTTCATTAATAATATCTCTAATGATATGTATCGCATTTACTACTTCTACTTTATA
This genomic window from Bacillus anthracis str. Vollum contains:
- the pheA gene encoding prephenate dehydratase, which gives rise to MIRVGYLGPEATFTNMAVSRFFPEAEHVPYRTIPDCMDAAANGNVDYAVVPLENAIEGSVNITVDYLVHEQPLSIVGEITVPIQQHLLVHPQYADVWEEVYAVHSHPHAIAQCHKFLNEELKGVTARDMTSTSAAAQYVKEHPEEKIAAIANEAAAEKYGLTIVRRGIHTHKNNHTRFLVLHKKKKAILPNNGENRGEKTTLMITLPADYAGALYQVLSAFAWRKLNLSKIESRPMKTGLGNYFFLIDVDKAYDEVLLPGVTMELEALGFSVTVLGSYSSYWL
- a CDS encoding ABC transporter permease, coding for MNIRQLALQNIKGNWRNYKVFFLSSCFAIFASFAYMSVIVHPYMQDTMWYQNVRWGLIICNVIIISFFVIFILYSTSIFIEARKKELGLYMLMGATKSNVIGVIMTEQMLVGVFANIFGIVLGMIFLKLFFMVFSMLLGLPKELPVIFDLKAIGVTFITYMVVFILLSFISALRIWNIKIIRLLKEFRTDKKEKKTSMWLCIFGFICLGIGYALALQATMPTIALYFFLPVSILVFFGTYFSFTHGTAQILEMIKRNKKIMYTYPYLFIVNQLSHRMKENGRFFFLMSMATMFVVTATGTVFLYFSGMQDMWRGGGVHSFSYIEKGTSSHEVFAEGTVEQLLHQYGYDDFQYRSFVGVYASFQSNKGETTIVPLIKGSEYNQEARKQKQKTYYPKKGTVTLVYYNKYNNSNVYNQKEIQLQVMNQPYQFVFNGQKEGIQFNYHPSYINGLFFVMNDEDFDSIANQVPDSEKMIYRGYTLPNIENTKELNEDLRKHMKQDKDHAFRSNMELYVNMKSFGDITLFLGSFISILFFLTSCSIVYFKWFHNIASDRKQYGVLSKLGMTKEEVWKISRWQLCMLFFAPIIVGSMHSAVALYTFHNMMFMDGSLRKVGLFILFYIAACIMYFFFAQREYREHLD
- a CDS encoding ABC transporter permease codes for the protein MNFRQLALNNVKGNWRNYKAFLISSCLSIVVFFMYASFIYHPDVVGGNISMREMISKGLESMNYIVVIFSALFILYANSTFLRARKKEFGLLTLIGGTKSQLGRMIILEQLMLGSIAIVVGIGLGMLCSKLFFQALSVILKIDKTLPLVWNSKAVLITAGVYFILFLILSLFSVWTVGRLQIIDLLREARKQKVEPFAFTWLCVVGIGCIIVAYVLSFQVTFMNFIILFLPIVGLTIGGTYLLFTQGSTVVLKALQKRKKSFYTYPNMFVLSNLIYKMKDNARFLFVISIITAVVSSAVGTLYVFFEDMSYKAVTSTPHAISYEEKGIHTHNVIKEGKTKELLKKHGFEDAREVTYVKLPGTQKITMFNSEHEMPMAIVSEKEYNAEVRKQKREQVREVHNAPGSATMVITDMANDMMKIDRTKPHEIKINGQTQSVQLNKPTLFSVFNDSEYLIVNDQDFEKYAKLVPDEEKTKYYGYYIEDWKSTEDLVLDLKKEIVPDKQVELNNSVLVYKNIRESGAITMFIGFFVAVLFFFFACSMTYFKWFNDKEQDRIQFKSLKRIGMTDKEIRKIAIRQMGVIFFIPIVIGAIHSGFALHTLGKMLYLDLWKSGAIVIGSYIVASAIYFIIAQRGYLKHVKS
- a CDS encoding ABC transporter ATP-binding protein is translated as MSVLEVKGLTKVYQSKGSVATTALNDINFKIEEGEFVGIMGPSGSGKTTLLNLLATIDKQTSGHVLVNGEEINQMRAAKLAEFRRTHLGFIFQDFNLLDTLSIKENIILPLVMAKKSVNEIDAKVLEIAKFLNIEEILNKKVYEVSGGQQQRAAAARAIIHEPTLILADEPTGNLDSKSAKSLMSALQDLHEQKRVTIAMVTHDPVAASYCERILFIRDGEIFSEIHKGRTKQAFFQEILDVLAMLGGEYHELSPARA